A genomic region of Raphanus sativus cultivar WK10039 chromosome 6, ASM80110v3, whole genome shotgun sequence contains the following coding sequences:
- the LOC108806898 gene encoding nuclear transcription factor Y subunit A-4 translates to MTSSVHELSDNNESHKKQERPDSQTPPPAPSGPCSESIDTSSVYSEPMAHGLYPYPDPYYRSVFAHQAYLPHPYPGVQMQLMGMHQQVVPLQCDAVEEPVFVNAKQYHGILRRRQSRAKLEARNRAMKSKKPYMHESRHLHAINRPRGCGGRFLNAKKKNGARKEKEEEEEEATSDENTSEASSSLRSEKSAMAANGRS, encoded by the exons ATGACTTCTTCAGTGCATGAGCTCTctg ATAACAATGAAAGTCACAAGAAGCAAGAACGTCCAGATTCCCAAACCCCACCCCCGGCTCCTTCAGGACCGTGTTCTGAATCTATAGATACAAGCTCCGTCTACTCAGAGCCGATG GCGCATGGGCTCTACCCGTATCCAGATCCTTACTACAGAAGCGTCTTTGCACACCAAGCGTATCTTCCACATCCATATCCTGGG GTTCAAATGCAGTTAATGGGAATGCATCAACAAGTGGTTCCATTACAGTGTGATGCAGTCGAGGAGCCTGTTTTTGTTAACGCAAAGCAGTACCACGGTATACTCAGGCGTAGGCAATCCAGGGCAAAACTTGAGGCTCGGAACAGAGCCATGAAGTCAAAGAAG CCGTATATGCATGAATCTCGGCATTTGCATGCGATAAACCGGCCAAGAGGATGTGGAGGCCGGTTTCTCAAtgccaagaagaagaatggtGCGCGtaaagagaaggaggaggaggaggaggaggcaacCTCTGATGAGAACACTTCAGAAGCAAGTTCCAGCCTCAGGTCTGAGAAGTCAGCCATGGCTGCTAATGGTAGATCTTGA